The following proteins are co-located in the Apium graveolens cultivar Ventura chromosome 5, ASM990537v1, whole genome shotgun sequence genome:
- the LOC141659179 gene encoding acyl carrier protein 1, chloroplastic-like codes for MAAFTASSASFTSLSISLNQTKGFARGSVSLPAKAKSFGALKLRNAPLRFRVSCAAKPETVEKVCEIVKKQLALPATTEVSGDSKFAALGADSLDTVEIVMGLEEEFGISVEEESAQTIATVQDAADLIEKLCEKKE; via the exons ATGGCTGCTTTCACTGCTTCTTCTGCTTCTTTCACCTCTCTTTCAATCTCCCTTAACCAAACCAAG GGGTTTGCCCGTGGTTCAGTTTCCCTTCCTGCTAAGGCAAAGTCCTTTGGTGCACTTAAGCTGCGTAATGCACCCCTTCGCTTCAGGGTGTCATGTGCT GCTAAGCCTGAGACAGTGGAGAAGGTGTGTGAGATTGTGAAGAAACAACTCGCACTCCCTGCTACTACTGAAGTTTCGGGAGACTCAAAATTTGCAGCACTTGGAGCTGATTCACTTGATACG GTTGAGATTGTGATGGGACTAGAGGAGGAGTTTGGAATCAGCGTTGAGGAAGAAAGTGCTCAGACCATTGCCACCGTTCAAGATGCAGCGGATCTGATTGAGAAGCTTTGCGAGAAAAAGGAGTAA
- the LOC141659181 gene encoding sodium/hydrogen exchanger 1-like, which yields MLGLFDLAFLSTKVGNFATSDYKSVVSVNLFVALLCACIVVGHLLEENRWINESITALAIGLCTGIVILLISEGKSSHLLVFSEDLFFIYLLPPIIFNAGFQVKKKQFFRNFMTITLFGALGTLISFSIISLGAIKIFKKMDIGSLEMGDFLAIGAIFSATDSVCTLQVLNQDETPLLYSLVFGEGVVNDATSVVLFNAVQNFDLSHFSAIIVLQLIGNFIYLFITSTLLGIVAGLLSAFTIKKLYFGRHSTDREIAIMILMAYLSYMLAELSDLSAILTVFFCGIVMSHYTWHNVTESSRVTTKHAFATLSFIAEIFIFLYVGMDALDIEKWTYVSDSPGTSISVSSILLGLILVGRAAFVFPLSFLSNLSKKSPTDKIELKQQVTIWWAGLMRGAVSMALSYNQFTRAGVTQLRGNAFMITSTITVVLFSTVVFGLLTKPLVLHLLPSSKHSISSEPVTPKSITEPLLNGQESEADLELVVPSIRRPESLKMLLARPSHSVHHYWRRFDNAFMRPVFGGRGFVQYVPGSPTERSVPQWQ from the exons ATGTTAGGGTTATTTGATTTGGCCTTTTTATCAACTAAAGTTGGTAACTTTGCTACCTCTGATTACAAATCAGTGGTGTCTGTCAACTTGTTTGTTGCACTTCTCTGCGCTTGTATTGTTGTTGGTCATCTTTTGGAGGAGAATCGTTGGATCAATGAGTCGATTACGGCGCTTGCAATC GGGCTTTGTACTGGAATAGTTATTCTATTGATAAGTGAAGGAAAGAGCTCACATCTTTTAGTTTTTAGCGAAGATCTTTTCTTCATTTATCTTCTTCCGCCTATCATTTTCAATGCCGG GTTTCAGGTGAAAAAGAAACAATTTTTTCGCAACTTTATGACCATCACTCTTTTTGGTGCTCTTGGAACTCTCATATCCTTCAGCATCATATCATTAG GTGCtatcaaaattttcaagaaaatGGATATTGGTTCTCTTGAGATGGGAGATTTCCTAG CTATTGGTGCAATCTTTTCAGCAACGGATTCTGTTTGCACACTGCAG GTGCTTAATCAGGATGAAACGCCTTTACTATACAGTCTAGTTTTTGGGGAAGGTGTTGTAAATGATGCAACATCAGTGGTGCTTTTCAATGCAGTCCAGAACTTTGACTTATCTCATTTCAGCGCTATAATAGTTCTCCAGTTAATTGgcaattttatatatttatttattacgAGCACTCTACTGGGAATTGTG GCAGGACTTCTTAGTGCATTTACCATAAAAAAGCTCTATTTCGGACG GCACTCGACTGATAGAGAGATTGCTATAATGATACTTATGGCTTACCTTTCATATATGCTTGCTGAG TTGTCCGATCTGAGTGCTATTCTCACTGTGTTCTTTTGCGGAATTGTGATGTCTCACTATACGTGGCATAATGTCACTGAAAGTTCAAGAGTCACTACTAA GCATGCTTTTGCAACTTTGTCATTTATTGCCGAGATATTCATATTTCTTTATGTTGGTATGGATGCCTTGGACATAGAAAAGTGGACATATGTAAGCGACAG CCCTGGAACATCAATTTCTGTGAGCTCAATTCTGCTCGGACTAATATTGGTCGGCAGAGCAGCCTTTGTTTTTCCTTTATCATTCTTGTCCAACTTGTCCAAGAAGTCTCCCACTGATAAAATTGAACTAAAACAGCAG GTTACGATATGGTGGGCTGGTCTTATGAGAGGTGCTGTCTCTATGGCCCTTTCTTACAATCAG TTCACAAGAGCAGGTGTCACACAGCTACGTGGAAATGCATTCATGATTACCAGTACCATCACTGTTGTCCTGTTCAGCACAGTG GTCTTTGGGTTGCTCACAAAACCACTTGTGCTACACTTGCTGCCTTCTTCAAAACACTCGATCTCATCTGAACCGGTGACTCCAAAATCTATTACCGAACCACTTCTAAATGGACAAGAATCAGAAGCTGATCTGGAACTAGTGGTGCCAAGTATACGTCGTCCAGAAAGCTTAAAAATGCTCCTGGCAAGGCCTTCTCACTCAGTCCATCATTATTGGAGGAGATTCGATAATGCCTTCATGCGTCCTGTTTTTGGTGGGCGGGGATTTGTACAATATGTTCCTGGCTCCCCAACTGAACGAAGCGTGCCACAGTGGCAGTGA